A stretch of DNA from Halorubrum sp. BOL3-1:
GTACACTTCGCGGAGATCGGTGACCAGAGCGATATCATCCCGATCAAAGACGCGGTCTACGACGGCGACTTCGTCATCGCCGACATCACGCGTCACTCCACGTCGGACCGAACGATAGAACACATCTACGACGAGCTTCGGCAGGTGGTCCAGGAGGTCGACGGCGACATCGTCCAGAAGGGCGACGACCAGATCATCGTCGCTCCCACCGGCGTCAAGGTCTCGCGACAGAAACTGTAGGGGCGCATTCCGGCTGCCTCGCCCGTTTCTCCTCCCGGAATCCCGTCTCTGTGGCTCGGATTCGGGCGTACGCGGCTGAACCGTGTCATATATGCCGTTCTCCCCCTCACGTAGAGTCGAATGGACGAGCCGGTCCTGCTGACGGGCGCCGGCGGACGGGTGGGACAGGCCATCCTCCGCGGCATCGGCGACGACTACGACTGGCGGCTCCTCGACCGGGAGCCGCTGCCGGCGGCCAAGGTGCCCGCTCGCGTCACCGACGCCGACCTGTACGTCGCGGACATCACCGACGAGGACGCCGTCCGCGACGCGATGACGGGGGTCGGTGCCGTGATCCACCTCGCCGGCGACCCGCGGAAGACGGCGCCGTGGGACTCCGTCCTCCGGAACAACATCGACGGGACGCAGGTCGTGATGCGCGCCGCCGCGGAGGCCGGCGTCGAGAAGTTCGCGTTCGCCTCTTCGAACCACGCCGTCGGCGGCTACGAGACCGACGATCGCACACCGGATCTGTACCGCGAGGACGACGACTACCGGCTCGACGGCACCGAACTCCCCCGCCCCGGCAACCTCTACGGCGTCTCGAAGGCGACCGGCGAGGCGCTCGGCCGCCTCTACCACGACGAGCGCGACATGAGCGTCGTCTGCGTCCGTATCGGCAACCTCACCAGGGACCACCCGCCCCGCGAGTACGAGCGCGGCCAGGCGATGTGGCTCTCGCACCGCGACTGCGCGCACCTGTTCGATCGCTGCCTCCGGGCCGAGTACGGCTACGAGGTCGTGTACGGTATCTCCGACAACGACCGTCGCTACTACTCGATCGAAGGCGCCCGCGAGGCGCTCGGCTACGACCCGGCCGATAACTCTGCGGACTACACGTTCGAGGGCGAACCCAAGCCGGACCGCGACACCGACGAGAAGTACGTCGACGACCCTGACGTGACGACGGAGGACGCGCCCGCGGAACCCAACTTTCCCGCCGACCCCGACGCGCCGAGCGACGACGCCTGACCGCCTCGGTCGGTCGTCGCCCGCGCTCCCGCCCCATCCGCGGGCCGTCGCCTGTCCTCCCACCGACGCCGCTAAAACAGGCCGTCGACGTCCCGTCGCTTCCGCTCTTCGATGGCCACGTGATCGCTCAGCCGCGCCGCCACCTGCGGCCGCGCGTCGGGCGTGCGGAGGTACGCGAACAGCAGCTCCGCAAAGCGGGTTCGGCCCGTGCCGCGCTCCTCGCCCGCCAGGTCGGCCGCGGTCGCGAGCGCCTCCGCGTCGCCCGGCTCCCCCGCCCTCGCCAGCGCCGGCGCCGCGAACCGGACCACGGCCAGCGACAGTCCGTCGAAGCTCGGCGTCCCGCCGTCGACACGGATCCGCGGCGCGACCCTCGACCCCGCGCGATTCGGATCGACATCCTCCGCTCCCGCCGGCTCCGGGTCTGAAACGTCGGGGTCGACGGCGAGCCGCTCCGCCTGCTCCCGGACGGGGGGCAGCGCGACCCCTCGGGAGTCGGGAACGCCCTCCAGCGTCGCGACGGCGGTTTCCGCGCTCTCGACCGCTCCGGACTCGTCGCCGTCGGCCGCGCGGTGCGTGGCGGACGCGGTCGCGGCCAACCCCCGGAGCAGTCCCTCGTCGCCGCCCGTACCGCCGTCGTCAGGCGGTCGCCGCCCCGCCTCCCAGACGTCGCGCGCCGCGAGGAGATGCCCCTCGTTGAACAGCGCGGCGCCGGCGACGATGCGATCGTCGCGGTCGTCGGAGTCGCGGTCGGTCACGCTTGTCGGTCGGCGACGACGACGTATAAACACCGAGTTCCACGGCCGCAGTGCGGCCTCACGCACCTTCAC
This window harbors:
- the sepF gene encoding cell division protein SepF; amino-acid sequence: MGIMSKILGGGGSRSVDDYVELDTDDFADAHAETGTQVHFAEIGDQSDIIPIKDAVYDGDFVIADITRHSTSDRTIEHIYDELRQVVQEVDGDIVQKGDDQIIVAPTGVKVSRQKL
- the azf gene encoding NAD-dependent glucose-6-phosphate dehydrogenase Azf, translated to MDEPVLLTGAGGRVGQAILRGIGDDYDWRLLDREPLPAAKVPARVTDADLYVADITDEDAVRDAMTGVGAVIHLAGDPRKTAPWDSVLRNNIDGTQVVMRAAAEAGVEKFAFASSNHAVGGYETDDRTPDLYREDDDYRLDGTELPRPGNLYGVSKATGEALGRLYHDERDMSVVCVRIGNLTRDHPPREYERGQAMWLSHRDCAHLFDRCLRAEYGYEVVYGISDNDRRYYSIEGAREALGYDPADNSADYTFEGEPKPDRDTDEKYVDDPDVTTEDAPAEPNFPADPDAPSDDA